TGGACAGCATTTTCAGTTTGCGTTCTAGCAGAACGATTGTAAATTTGCAAATCCCGAACAATGTTTATTTGCTTGAGTGCCAGATTAGTCGCTGAAAGCTTTTCTGAAATACCTGCCAGCCGTCCAGTGGAAATCTTGCCCTTAGTGCTACCTGCCACGCGGAAGAGCGCCACTAGAAACAGCAGTCCCCCAATCATAGCCAAGCCTTCAGGGGTATTGTACTTTTGAAATATTTTGCCTAAGTCAATTGACGCCAGCGTTGGAGATGGCGCGACTTCATAAGTCAGATGATTCACGGTAGTAAAAAAACTTTTGTTGCTAATTATACCCAGTATTAATCATGATGCACTTCCTGCACGTAAAGCTTTGTTGAAATTTTGATAATCATAGCAATACTGCGTGCATTCAGTTAAGCGATCAAATTAACGGCTAACGCCTTTTTATTAGGCAGAATTACTAGCATAAATATGGCTCGAACCAGCAAATCAACCTCCAATCGCTCTGTACGCAATAATTCGGCAAAGCCATCAGCAAGAGCCGCATCTTCTGGTGCATCCCAAGCCCAATCGAAGCAAGCATCAAAGCCTAAACCCAAAGCGGCTAAAGTCGATCCCAACTACCAGCTTTCCCCAGAAGTACTCGGTGAAGAACACAACGAAGTTCATCCCCCCGATATGGCTTATGGCATTGTAGTTAATGATGAACCAGCTGGCATTCTCATCCCGCTCGATCAGTTGGAGGAAGCAGGTTGGACCAATCTCCCAGATGAAGATGACTTGACCACCTGCAAATTCGGCAAGAACCGAGTCACGGGACTGTTCCTCACCCAAGCCCGCGTGTTAATTCTGGGCAAACGTAAGGATTACATCCAAACAAAATCAGAGGGAGACGAGTTACCTGAGTTCGTCGGCTTTTACGATGAAAAACGAGATGACTACGATCCAGAAACGATGGAAATCCGCTCGGATTATGCCTTTATCTTTCTGGATGATGACAACCAACCCCTGCACACTGTTGCTGCGATCAAAATTAGCTGGCGCAAAATTGCTCGTAAGGAATTCAACAAAGCCATCCGCAAGTTCAGACGACAACTGGAAAAGGCGTTTGTGGACTACTGTACCAAAAAGAAAATCCGAAATGCGTCCAGCAAGCCAATTACTTATTCTGGCAAGGGCGATGCGTGGCACGCCTGTGCTATCCTCGACCTCGAATTCGTAGCTGAAGACCGAGGCTCAGACCAAACTCATCCCTGTTGCATCACTGTCATTCGTAACAAACCTTCTTGGAAAACCTTTGAGGAAATCTTCTACTTTGGTAGTGTCAACGCCTATCAGCAGCTAACAAGCCAGCGAGAGGAGATTATTGGTTTCATTGAAACTTCATCTCCTGTTCCGGTACTGCCTTCTAGCTCCAGCGAGCCAGAAGTAGCAGACTCAGACGAGTTTGATGAATCTGACGATGACTTCCTCGATGTAGAAGCCGAAGAGGTGCTTGACAACGATGAAGGGGA
This genomic interval from Chroococcidiopsis sp. TS-821 contains the following:
- a CDS encoding DUF5895 domain-containing protein, coding for MARTSKSTSNRSVRNNSAKPSARAASSGASQAQSKQASKPKPKAAKVDPNYQLSPEVLGEEHNEVHPPDMAYGIVVNDEPAGILIPLDQLEEAGWTNLPDEDDLTTCKFGKNRVTGLFLTQARVLILGKRKDYIQTKSEGDELPEFVGFYDEKRDDYDPETMEIRSDYAFIFLDDDNQPLHTVAAIKISWRKIARKEFNKAIRKFRRQLEKAFVDYCTKKKIRNASSKPITYSGKGDAWHACAILDLEFVAEDRGSDQTHPCCITVIRNKPSWKTFEEIFYFGSVNAYQQLTSQREEIIGFIETSSPVPVLPSSSSEPEVADSDEFDESDDDFLDVEAEEVLDNDEGDEDDDEFDFEEDED